A window of Macrotis lagotis isolate mMagLag1 chromosome X, bilby.v1.9.chrom.fasta, whole genome shotgun sequence contains these coding sequences:
- the TREX2 gene encoding LOW QUALITY PROTEIN: three prime repair exonuclease 2 (The sequence of the model RefSeq protein was modified relative to this genomic sequence to represent the inferred CDS: deleted 1 base in 1 codon) has translation MAESSRCETFVFLDLEATGLPNANPEIAEISLFAIHRFSLEHPERDESGTLQLPRVLDKLTLCMCPERDFTPKASEITGLSNQNLTNNHKPGFDRTVIKTLQEFLKRQESPICLVAHNGFDYDFPLLRTELQRLGADMPEGTICLDTLPTLRGLDKAHHHSTRASHGKKSYSLSNLYRRYFNDEPKAAHSAEGDVYTLVMVFLHRAPELLQCFDAEAQSWDEIEPMYTPTPGDSVVEATMPEMHYPHPLPLRFYSQGCGLDAKVRRGPELFWILSRVDSSERERKEELSKSELEETSEVTEANKNPYMTKNLFYNIFNRWPSNLCLKTYREGKPTTS, from the exons ATGGCTGAATCATCAAGGTGTGAGACCTTTGTCTTCCTGGACTTGGAGGCCACCGGCCTTCCTAATGCCAATCCTGAAATTGCAGAGATCTCTCTGTTTGCCATCCATCGCTTTTCTCTGGAGCACCCAGAGAGGGATGAGTCAGGCACCCTACAGCTGCCTCGGGTCTTAGATAAGTTGACCCTGTGCATGTGCCCTGAGCGGGACTTCACGCCAAAGGCTTCGGAGATCACAGGCCTGAGTAATCAAAACCTGACCAACAACCACAAACCAGGTTTTGATAGAACTGTGATCAAAACCCTTCAGGAGTTCCTGAAACGGCAGGAATCTCCAATCTGCCTAGTTGCCCATAATGGTTTTGACTATGACTTTCCCCTCCTTCGAACTGAACTGCAACGTTTAGGTGCAGACATGCCAGAGGGTACCATCTGCCTTGACACTCTCCCTACCCTGAGGGGCCTGGATAAAGCCCACCACCACAGCACCAGGGCAAGCCATGGCAAGAAGAGCTACAGCCTCAGCAACCTATACCGCCGGTATTTTAATGATGAACCCAAAGCTGCCCATTCTGCTGAGGGAGATGTTTATACACTAGTCATGGTCTTTCTTCATAGGGCTCCGGAACTCCTTCAGTGTTTTGATGCTGAAGCTCAGAGCTGGGATGAGATAGAACCCATGTATACCCCTACT CCAGGAGATTCAGTGGTAGAGGCCACAATGCCTGAGATGCACtatccccacccccttcctctgAGGTTTTATAGTCAAGGCTGTGGTTTAGATGCCAAGGTGAGAAGAGGACCAGAATTATTCTGGATACTCAGTAGAGTTGACAGCtctgaaagagagaggaaggaggagctTTCAAAAtctgagttggaagagacttccGAGGTCACTGAGGCCAACAAAAATCCATATATGACCAAGAATCTCTTCTACAATATCTTTAATAGGTGGCCatccaacctttgcttgaagacatATAGAGAGGGGAAACCTACTACTTCATGA